In the genome of Chrysemys picta bellii isolate R12L10 chromosome 17, ASM1138683v2, whole genome shotgun sequence, one region contains:
- the SPIB gene encoding LOW QUALITY PROTEIN: transcription factor Spi-B (The sequence of the model RefSeq protein was modified relative to this genomic sequence to represent the inferred CDS: deleted 1 base in 1 codon) — translation MCSQHTSWARMEQPGPGGTDGARLCPDPKDRSAPGLQLKCVGFDGSHYGYTFPESNLYDLDSCKQTPSFPHYLIDAEGPTDPVVNWLELQDLGYEAFDSGQLAPLQNVQVSYTHGPYPQLSLEAVYSLDGAPPGQSHLAPEDYNTQPCAPYGACLPSGALASPPVSEDEEFPLENPALEVSDSDSDENLSAEGSPGYEAGSRRKLRLYQFLLDLLRRGAMRECVWWVEREAGVFQFSSKHKELLAHRWGQQKGNRKAMTYQKMARALRNYGKTGEIRKVKKKLTYQFGQALLGLPGANAPS, via the exons ATGTGCTCGCAACACACCAGCTGGGCTCGCATGGAGCAGCCCGGCCCAGGTGGCACCGACGGCGCCCGGCTG tgtcctgacCCCAAAGACAGGTCAGCGCCCGGCCTGCAGCTGAAGTGTGTGGG GTTCGATGGGTCCCACTATGGATACACG TTCCCCGAGAGCAACTTGTATGACCTGGATTCCTGCAAACAGACCCCCAGCTTCCCCCACTACCTGATCGACGCCGAGGGCCCCACAG ATCCTGTTGTGAACTGGCTGGAGCTACAGGATCTTGGCTACGAGGCCTTCGATTCGGGGCAGCTGGCCCCACTGCAGAACGTCCAGGTCTCCTACACGCATGGCCCCTACCCACAGCTCTCGCTGGAGGCTGTCTACAGCCTGGACGGGGCGCCGCCAGGCCAGAGCCACCTCGCGCCAGAGGACTACAACACCCAG CCCTGTGCTCCCTATGGGGCCTGCCTCCCATCCGGCGCCCTGGCCAGC CCCCCGGTCTCCGAGGATGAGGAGTTCCCCCTTGAAAACCCGGCCCTGGAGGTGTCCGACAGTGACTCAGACGAGAACCTCTCGGCAGAGGGGTCACCCGGCTACGAGGCGG GCTCCCGGCGGAAGCTGAGGCTCTACCAGTTCCTGCTGGACCTGCTGCGGCGCGGCGCCATGCGGGAGTGCGTGTGGTGGGTGGAGCGCGAGGCCGGCGTCTTCCAGTTCTCCTCCAAGCACAAGGAGCTGCTGGCCCACCGCTGGGGGCAGCAGAAGGGGAACCGCAAGGCCATGACCTACCAGAAGATGGCCCGGGCCCTGCGCAACTACGGCAAGACGGGCGAGATCCGCAAGGTGAAGAAGAAGTTGACCTACCAGTTCGGCCAGGCCCTGCTGGGGCTTCCGGGTGCTAACGCCCCTTCGTAG